The Gemmatimonadota bacterium region TCGAATCCTTTGCAGGATGTCCAGCGCCTGATGCTGCGGCGGCAGGGAGGCGGCCGCGGCCGCCTGCCGCAGCTCTCGCTCCGCCTCCCACATGGCGTTGTAGGCGGCGAGCAGATCCCGATTCAGGGACAGAACCGCGCTCTCGTCGTGGCGGTGCTCGAGCTCCTCCTCCTCCCCCGTTCCGGTGGCCAGGCTGGCGGCCTCCAGCACGTCCTCCGGATCCAGCGGGTCGCGGCCCTCTTCATCGTGGCCGTGGCCGGCGTCCTCGATCTCGCCGCCGAAAAGGTCATCCGGGGGCGCGAAGGGGTCCGCGGGGACCTCCTCGGAGCCGTCCCCCGTGCGCGAGAAGATGATCTCGCCGATCCTGCCCCTCAGGCGCGCCTGCTCCCGGGCGATGTCCAGAGCGCCGGCCCGCAGGGCGTCGGGGCCGGGGCCGCCGGCGATGAGCCGCTCGGTGAGCAGAATCAGCATGCGCTGGCTGAGGATCGGGTTGGCCTCGGCCTCCGCGGGCAGCGTGAGCACCGCGTCGACCAGGTCCTCCTCGTCCGCGCGCGCCACGCGCAGGGTGCGCGTATCGGACACGCCCTCTCCCGGACCGCCCACCGCGTTGTTGTCGACCGCGACGGCGCGGATGTGCAGCACGTCGCCGGGACCGAGGTCGAGTGAGCCCAGGTCCAGCCGCGCGCTGGCCAGACGGCTGCGGGCCGGGCCCTCTGTTCGCGACCAGGGGAGGACGCCCTGGTCGAAGGAGTAGGACTCGCCGCTGCCGCGCGAGCGAATCCACAGGAGATCGAAGGCCCGGACGGCGAAGTCGTCCTCGGCGCGGGCCCGCACCTCCACCACGCCGCGCCCCTCCGCCAGCGTCAGGTCGCGCGCGGGGGCCTCGAGGGAAACGTGCGGCGGCGCGTCCGCGACGGGGCGCAGTGGCACCAGGCGGCGCTCGACCACGCGACCCGCGGCCCGTAGCTCCAGCTCGAGCGCGCGGTCCGCACCGGCCAGCGTCCACTCGAGCTCGATCCGTCCGGGCGCGGGCTCGCTGCGGCGCGGGGTGGGGCCGCCGATGACGCGCGCCTCCAGGCGGCCGCCGCGCGCTTCGACCGCCACCCTCACGCGGCTTCCGGCGAGCGTCTGGATGGGAACGCCGCCGTCGCCCGAGCGCGCTTCGAGGCCGCTGTACCCGGGCGGAGAGGCGCGCCAACTGACCGCGGCGATCCGCGGCTCATCGGCGGCGCCCCCGGCCGCGACCGTGCCCTCGCCGCCGGCGTCCGCGGCGGCGCCTACGCCCGCGCCAGGGTCCAGCCAGCGCTCCAGCGCCGCCTGCGGTCCACCCTGGAACGCGGCGATGGCGAACAGCGCGAGCAGCGAAGCCGCCAGCGAGAGGGCGGGGCCCCGCAGGCGCCACGGGACCACGCCGCGCGCCTGCACGGACGCCAGATACGGCCGCGCTTCCGCGCCGAACGACGCCCCGAGCAGGCCCCCCGGGTGCGCCGTCAGCGCGGTGGCGAGGCGCTCACCCAGCGCGGCCCGCTCCTCCGCCAGGCGGGCGAAGGTCCCCGCCGGACGAGGTCGCAGGGCGCGCGTCAGACCTCTCGCGAGGGCGAACAGGAAGGCCGCCGCCGGCAGCGTCGCGAGAGCGCCGCGCGCCCCCGCGGAGAAGCCCGCCGCCGCGTCGATCGCTGCCAGGCCGGCGGCGGTCCCCGCCGCCCACGCGAGCGCCGACGTGGCCGCGCGGATCGCGCCGCGCCGCCGGTACGCCGCGCGCACGCCGGCCACGAGCCCGGCGGCCAACGCGCGCAGGTCGCCCGGGGCCGTCACGCCGCCCTCTCCCGGCCCAGGGACGTCGCCGAAAGCGCGCTCGATCGGGCGCGGCCCAGCGCCGTCGCCAGGAGCGTTTCCAGTAGGCCCAGCACCAGACCCGCCGCCAGCAGAGGCCGCTGCAACGACCGGCGGTCGCCGAGCCCCAGCGAGGCGGCGGTCGCCGGTGGGCTCCCCGTCGCACCGGAAAGGACGCCGACCGCGCCGGCGCCGAGGCGCTCGTCGAGGGCGTCTGGGCGAGCGGTCGGGGGGGCGCACGCGCCGAGAGCGCGCTCCAGCAGCAGCGGATAGCGCTCGGATCCGACCAGCGCCGGCGCCAGCAGGTCACCCGCGAAGTAGGCCGCGCAGCCCCCCTCGCGCCGCCGGGCCACGCCCAGCGGCCGTCCGTCCGCGTCGACCGCCCATACCTCTGCTCCCTGCGCGGGCCCGCCCGCGGCGCGCCCCACGGCGCCCTGTATCGTCGCCGGGTACTCCCCGGGCCGCGCCCCGGCGGTGGCGAACAGCGTGGCGGACGCCGCCGCCGGCGGGCTGGGAGCCGGGGATGGCCGTGTCCACAGGAGGTCCAGCTCGGGGCCCACGCGGTCGCCCCACAGGACCGTCACAGGGGCCTCTCCAGTCTCGGTCGGGAGGGCAGCGTCCGGTCCGACCAGCAGCGGACCCGCGTCGCGCCCCGCCTCGCCCGCCTCCGGCGTGTACCCGAGCGCGGTCAGCGCCGAGCGCAGATACGGGTCGGCGGCGGCCGCGCCCAGCACCCGAGCCGGGCCCAGCGGCGGCGCGCGTCCACGCTCCGGCTCGCGCCCCGGCGCGGCGTCGCCGCTCGGATCGATCACGCGGGCCTCCGCCGGCCACGCGGCCGCCCGCGTGGACGTCAGCCCGGGGCCCCACGCGCTCCCGCGGGGCATCGTCAGTATCGAGGCCTCGAAGGTCGAGGCGCGCGAGCCCCGGGCCGCGCCGCGCAGGCCCCGGAAGGCGGCGGCGTAGTCGGAATCGACGCGGCTGGGCCCGGCGGCCGCCAGCGAGTCCAGGGCGTCGGGTCCGGCGACCATCGCCGCCGTATCGAAAACCACCAGCAGCGCCGGGGCGGCGGCCAGCAGCGCCCGCGCGCTGTCTAGCGCCGCGTCCCACGCGCCACCCATGCCGCGACCCGCGTCCAGCGCTACGAGACGCAGGCCGCCCTCGCGACGAGCCTCCAGGGACGGCGCCGCGGCGGCGAGCGACAGCGCTCCCACCACCGCCAGCCTGGTCGCGAGCAGGAGCGCGTCGGCGGG contains the following coding sequences:
- a CDS encoding BatA domain-containing protein — protein: MVFARPWALALGAAFAAGVVLLHMLRPHPGPRTPLPTARFLAPDRRTRLRVSRPADALLLATRLAVVGALSLAAAAPSLEARREGGLRLVALDAGRGMGGAWDAALDSARALLAAAPALLVVFDTAAMVAGPDALDSLAAAGPSRVDSDYAAAFRGLRGAARGSRASTFEASILTMPRGSAWGPGLTSTRAAAWPAEARVIDPSGDAAPGREPERGRAPPLGPARVLGAAAADPYLRSALTALGYTPEAGEAGRDAGPLLVGPDAALPTETGEAPVTVLWGDRVGPELDLLWTRPSPAPSPPAAASATLFATAGARPGEYPATIQGAVGRAAGGPAQGAEVWAVDADGRPLGVARRREGGCAAYFAGDLLAPALVGSERYPLLLERALGACAPPTARPDALDERLGAGAVGVLSGATGSPPATAASLGLGDRRSLQRPLLAAGLVLGLLETLLATALGRARSSALSATSLGRERAA
- a CDS encoding DUF4159 domain-containing protein, which produces MTAPGDLRALAAGLVAGVRAAYRRRGAIRAATSALAWAAGTAAGLAAIDAAAGFSAGARGALATLPAAAFLFALARGLTRALRPRPAGTFARLAEERAALGERLATALTAHPGGLLGASFGAEARPYLASVQARGVVPWRLRGPALSLAASLLALFAIAAFQGGPQAALERWLDPGAGVGAAADAGGEGTVAAGGAADEPRIAAVSWRASPPGYSGLEARSGDGGVPIQTLAGSRVRVAVEARGGRLEARVIGGPTPRRSEPAPGRIELEWTLAGADRALELELRAAGRVVERRLVPLRPVADAPPHVSLEAPARDLTLAEGRGVVEVRARAEDDFAVRAFDLLWIRSRGSGESYSFDQGVLPWSRTEGPARSRLASARLDLGSLDLGPGDVLHIRAVAVDNNAVGGPGEGVSDTRTLRVARADEEDLVDAVLTLPAEAEANPILSQRMLILLTERLIAGGPGPDALRAGALDIAREQARLRGRIGEIIFSRTGDGSEEVPADPFAPPDDLFGGEIEDAGHGHDEEGRDPLDPEDVLEAASLATGTGEEEELEHRHDESAVLSLNRDLLAAYNAMWEAERELRQAAAAASLPPQHQALDILQRIRQGERVFARGRQTVPPVDVAAARGTGELEGVNPGARESAGAADTRPRLAALVEDALRLWEELDAARGSLAAADLAARLFSDPAIDTRAGELAGRAADAARQGDHDGARRLLAQALRVLTPALRAGSVAGPAAGSAPPYFDALVRSAEETSPERGTPRAPGSFRFATARYASGDWDSAPLVPANITHSIAQYTDIPVEPEPAVVDLASREVFGYPLLFMTGHLPVRFTATESDNLRAYVERGGLLFIDDHNHDIDAAFHRTVVAELERIFGSGSLAELPDDHELFRAFFDFPDGPPTTAHELNGWGDGLVHESLRAILSGGRIGVLYSNKDYSSQWNYHAQNKRFNAIDDTRFGVNVIVYALTR